Proteins encoded within one genomic window of Calonectris borealis chromosome 1, bCalBor7.hap1.2, whole genome shotgun sequence:
- the LOC142088194 gene encoding ovostatin-like has product MNCFLGRELISFFCLPVRKMWLKFLLAILLLHVTAAMEPEPQYVLMVPAVLQTGSPGQVCLQFLNLNETISIRVILEYGAVNTTIFEKNMTASNGLQCFNFTIPPVSSASLAFISFSAKGTTVSLEERRSVMIWNAESIVFVQTDKPIYKPGQSVMFRVVALDFNFKPVQEMYPLIAIQDPLGNRIFQWQNVTSEMNIIQIEFLLTEEPILGNYKIIVAKKSGDKTNHSFLVEEYVLPKFHVTVTAPESLTVLDSEFTVKVCGVYIYGQPVEGKVQLSVCRDFDSYGRCKKSPVCQSFTKDLETEGCLSQVFSSNIFELNRIGYMRNLDVKAIVTEKGTGLQLTATQSISITRVMSSIQFENMDGHYKRGIPYFGQIKLVDKDNSPISNKVIQLFVNNKNTGNLTTDDNGIAKFSIDTSKMFDPEISLKATYKTSDQCHSEGWIEPSYPDTSLSIQRFYSWTSSFVRIEPLWKDLSCGQKRMITVHYVLNTEGYKGVNTMNFYYVGMAKGKIVLTGEIKVNIQADKNGTFTIPLVVNEKMAPALRLLVYTLHPAKELVADSVRFPVEKCFKNKVQLQFSEKQMRSASNASLVIEAAANSFCAVRAVDQSVLLLKSEAELSAETIYNLHPLQDFQGYIFNGLNLEDDPQDPCVSSDNIFHKGLYYTPVMSGLGPDVYQFLRDMGMKFFTNSKVRQPVVCTSETVRPPAYFLNAGFMASTHHVKSSAEVAREQRGKRVILETIREFFPETWIWDIVLINSTGKASISYTIPDTITEWKASAFCVEELAGFGISVPATLTAFQPFFVDLTLPYSIIQGEDFLLRANVFNYLDHCIKINVSLSDSLDYQAKLISPKDDGCVCAKQRKTYVWNIFPKEIGNVVFSIAAETKDDGTCGDKAPRNISIDYRDTQIRTLLVEPEGIRREKTQNSLICTKDDVVIQDVALDLPTNVVEGSAQASFSVVGDIMGTAMQNVHQLLQMPFGCGEQNMVLFAPNIYVLDYLNKTGQLSEEVKAKAIGYLVSGYQKQLSYKHPDGSYSIFGTRDKEGNTWLTAFVYKTFAQASHFIYIDDNVQAQTLMWLASRQKPDGCFRSVGTLFNNALKGGVDDELSLSAYITIAMLEAGHSSSYSVVRNAFFCLEAASEKNISDVYTQALMAYAFCLAGKAEKCESFLRVLQKSAKEVDGSQHWEHKERSPSEESPSFLDHAPSAEVEITSYVLMALLYKPNRNQEDLTKASRIVQWIITQQNSYGGFSSTQDTVIALQALAAYGEATYNSVTQNVVKITSKKPFEKVFIVNNENRLLLQQTPLPEVPGKYSLTVNGSGCVLMQTALRYNIRLPEGAFGFSLSVQTSNVSCPLDRPAKFDIVLISSYTGKRSTSNMVIIDVKMLSGFVPVKSSLDKLIDGHTVMQAENKKNHVLLYLENISQKKRKEITFSVEQDFVVTYPKPAPVQIYDYYETEEYAVAQYTSPCKEAVAEMD; this is encoded by the exons ATGAATTGTTTCTTGGGAAGAGAGCTTATCTCTTTCTTCTGTCTCCCAGTGAGAAAAATGTGGCTGAAGTTTCTTTTGGCTATTCTTCTCCTGCATGTAACAGCTGCAATGGAACCTGAGCC GCAGTACGTCCTGATGGTGCCTGCTGTCCTCCAAACCGGCTCTCCAGGTCAGGTTTGCCTGCAGTTCCTTAATCTCAACGAGACAATATCCATCAGAGTCATCCTAGAATATGGTGCTGTTAATACCACTATTTTTGAGAAAAACATGACAGCAAGCAATGGTCTACAGTGCTTCAACTTCAcg ATTCCTCCTGTCAGTTCTGCATCATTggctttcatttccttctctgccAAGGGCACCACAGTCAGCCTAGAAGAGCGGCGGTCGGTGATGATCTGGAACGCAGAGAGCATTGTCTTCGTGCAGACAGACAAACCCATCTACAAACCAGGACAGAGTG TGATGTTTCGTGTTGTTGCCCTGGATTTCAATTTTAAACCTGTTCAAGAGATG tatCCTTTAATTGCGATTCAG gacccACTGGGCAACAGGATCTTTCAGTGGCAAAACGTGACATCAGAGATGAACATTATCCAGATTGAATTCTTGCTAACTGAAGAGCCTATCCTGGGGAATTACAAAATTATCGTAGCAAAGAAGTCAGGAGATAAAACAAATCACTCATTTCTTGTGGAGGAATATG TGTTGCCAAAATTTCATGTCACAGTCACTGCACCAGAGAGCCTTACAGTCCTGGATTCAGAGTTCACAGTGAAAGTCTGTGGAGT GTACATCTATGGCCAGCCTGTTGAAGGGAAAGTCCAGCTCAGCGTGTGCAGGGATTTTGATTCTTATGGGAGGTGCAAGAAAAGCCCAGTTTGTCAGTCATTTACCAAAGAT ctGGAGACAGAGGGCTGTCTCTCCCAGGTTTTCAGCTCCAACATCTTTGAGCTAAATCGCATTGGTTACATGAGGAATCTTGATGTGAAAGCGATTGTCACAGAGAAAGGAACAG GCCTGCAACTCACAGCTACTCAGTCTATTTCCATAACTCGGGTGATGAGCAGCATACAGTTTGAGAACATGGATGGCCACTACAAAAGAGGAATTCCTTACTTTGGACAG ATCAAGCTGGTAGACAAAGACAACTCTCCTATTTCCAATAAGGTTATTCAGCTATTTGTCAATAACAAGAACACAGGCAACCTCACCACTGATGATAACGGCATTGCGAAGTTTAGCATTGATACATCCAAAATGTTTGATCCTGAGATCAGTCTGAAA GCAACTTATAAAACCAGTGACCAGTGCCACTCTGAAGGTTGGATAGAGCCTTCCTACCCCGATACATCTCTCTCCATCCAGCGCTTCTACTCCTGGACTAGCAGTTTTGTGAGGATTGAGCCTTTGTGGAAAGATCTGAGCTGTGGGCAGAAGAGGATGATCACTGTGCACTATGTCTTGAACACAGAAGGATACAAGGGCGTCAACACCATGAACTTCTACTACGTT GGCATGGCAAAAGGCAAGATTGTCCTTACAGGGGAAATTAAAGTTAATATCCAAGCTG ACAAAAATGGCACTTTCACCATCCCACTTGTGGTCAATGAGAAAATGGCTCCAGCTCTTCGGTTGCTGGTATATACCCTACACCCTGCCAAGGAGCTGGTGGCAGACAGTGTCCGATTTCCAGTTGAGAAGTGTTTCAAAAACAAG GTCCAGCTGCAATTCTCTGAAAAGCAGATGCGCTCGGCTTCCAATGCCAGTTTAGTCATTGAAGCTGCTGCCAACTCCTTCTGTGCTGTAAGGGCAGTGGATCAGAGCGTGCTGCTCCTGAAGTCTGAGGCAGAGCTGTCTGCAGAAACG ATATACAATCTGCATCCCCTGCAAGACTTTCAAGGCTACATCTTCAATGGGCTTAATCTAGAAGATGACCCCCAAGACCCCTGTGTCTCATCTGACAACATCTTTCACAAAGGCTTGTATTACACACCTGTAATGTCTGGATTAGGCCCAGATGTATATCAGTTCCTCAGG GATATGGGCATGAAATTTTTTACCAACTCAAAGGTTCGGCAACCAGTTGTGTGTACTAGTGAGACTGTAAGACCTCCAGCATATTTCTTGAATGCAGGATTCATGGCTTCTACACACCATGTCAAATCATCAG CTGAAGTTGCTAGAGAGCAACGTGGGAAGAGAGTCATCCTTGAGACTATTCGGGAATTCTTCCCTGAAACTTGGATTTGGGATATAGTCTTAATTAA CTCTACTGGAAAAGCCAGCATCTCATACACCATCCCTGACACCATCACCGAATGGAAGGCCAGTGCCTTCTGTGTGGAAGAGTTGGCTGGATTTGGTATATCTGTGCCTGCCACCCTGACAGCCTTCCAGCCTTTCTTCGTAGACTTGACCTTGCCATACTCTATCATCCAAGGAGAAGATTTCCTGCTTAGAGCCAATGTCTTCAACTACCTTGACCACTGCATTAAG ATTAATGTTTCGCTGTCAGATTCCCTTGATTATCAGGCCAAACTCATCTCCCCAAAGGATGATGGATGTGTATGTGCCAAACAAAGAAAGACCTATGTCTGGAATATTTTCCCCAAAGAAATTG GTAATGTAGTATTCAGCATTGCTGCAGAGACCAAGGATGATGGAACTTGTGGAGACAAAGCACCTAGGAACATCAGTATTGACTACAGGGACACCCAGATCAGAACACTGTTGGTTGAG CCTGAAGGCATCAGAAGGGAAAAGACCCAAAACTCCCTAATCTGTACAAAAG ATGATGTGGTTATTCAAGACGTTGCTCTAGATCTACCTACAAATGTGGTGGAAGGATCAGCccaagcttccttttctgttgttg gcgaCATCATGGGCACTGCCATGCAGAATGTGCACCAGCTTCTCCAGATGCCGTTCGGCTGTGGGGAGCAGAACATGGTCCTGTTTGCACCCAACATCTACGTCCTGGACTATCTGAACAAGACAGGGCAGCTGAGTGAGGAGGTCAAAGCCAAGGCCATCGGATACTTAGTGAGCG GCTACCAGAAGCAGCTGTCATACAAACATCCTGATGGGTCATACAGCATCTTTGGCACCAGAGATAAAGAAGGCAACACCTG GCTCACTGCATTTGTGTACAAAACATTTGCACAAGCTAGTCACTTCATCTATATTGATGATAATGTCCAGGCTCAAACCCTGATGTGGCTGGCAAGCAGACAGAAGCCAGATGGCTGCTTCCGAAGTGTTGGGACACTCTTCAACAATGCCTTGAAG GGAGGAGTAGATGACGAGCTGTCACTTTCTGCCTACATCACCATTGCCATGCTAGAAGCTGGGCACTCCAGCTCG tactctgTAGTCCGAAACGCCTTTTTTTGTCTGGAGGCTGCATCTGAGAAGAATATCAGTGATGTTTACACTCAGGCACTCATGGCCTATGCTTTCTGCTTAGCTGGCAAGGCAGAAAAATGTGAATCATTCCTTAGAGTGTTACAGAAATCAGCAAAGGAAGTTG ATGGCTCACAGCACTGGGAGCATAAGGAGAGGTCTCCATCAGAAGAATCTCCCTCCTTCCTTGACCATGCCCCATCAGCTGAAGTTGAGATCACCAGTTATGTGCTGATGGCATTGCTCTACAAACCCAACCGAAATCAAGAGGATCTCACAAAGGCCTCAAGGATCGTGCAGTGGATCATCACACAGCAGAATTCCTATGGAGGTTTCTCTTCCACCCAG gacACTGTCATTGCTCTTCAAGCCCTCGCTGCTTATGGTGAGGCCACCTACAATTCTGTTACACAAAATGTAGTCAAGATCACTTCCAAAAAGCCTTTTGAGAAGGTATTTATTGTCAACAATGAGAACAGGCTCCTGCTTCAACAGACTCCCCTTCCTGAGGTCCCTGGGAAATACAGTCTAACAGTGAATGGCAGTGGATGTGTACTTATGCAA aCAGCACTGAGATACAATATTCGACTTCCAGAGGGGGCCTTTGGATTTTCGCTCTCAGTACAGACATCAAATGTTTCCTGCCCACTGGATCGACCAGCAAAATTTGACATTGTCCTCATAAGCAG TTACACAGGGAAGCGCAGCACCTCCAACATGGTCATTATTGATGTGAAgatgctctctggttttgttcctgttaaGTCTTCCCTGGATAAG CTCATTGATGGCCATACAGTGAtgcaagcagaaaacaagaaaaaccatgTTCTCCTTTATCTGGAAAAT AtctcacagaagaaaaggaaagaaatcactTTCTCGGTTGAGCAGGACTTTGTAGTGACCTATCCCAAGCCAGCTCCTGTGCAGATCTATGATTACTATGAAACAG